A genomic segment from Hypomesus transpacificus isolate Combined female chromosome 13, fHypTra1, whole genome shotgun sequence encodes:
- the LOC124475549 gene encoding receptor activity-modifying protein 1-like has product MILFLLFSVLVLGEMELPTNISTHVITEEDESFQVEQGHPGFSQCNETLLEKEADKYCSLPFDEIMMTMDKETWCDWGQVIRPYNILSVCLETVAFFVGCRYPNNGIQELFFKTHSQYFHNCYTEEELTLEAPKGVVLVLTFAPISLMIVLVFLVACKKKKD; this is encoded by the exons ATGATCCTCTTCCTACTTTTCTCAGTTCTGGTTCTAG GTGAAATGGAACTGCCAACCAATATATCAACACATGTTATAACAGAAGAAGATG AGAGCTTTCAGGTTGAGCAGGGGCACCCTGGATTTTCCCAGTGCAACGAGACGCTCTTGGAGAAAGAGGCTGATAAATATTGTTCTTTGCCATTTGACGAGATTATGATGACCATGGACAAAGAAACGTGGTGTGACTGGGGACAGGTAATCAG ACCATACAACATCCTGAGTGTATGTTTGGAGACGGTGGCTTTTTTTGTTGGCTGCCGTTACCCAAACAATGGAATCCAAGAATTGTTCTTCAAGACCCACTCCCAGTACTTCCATAATTGTTATACTGAGGAAGAGCTTACCCTGGAGGCACCAAAAGGAGTTGTACTTGTTCTGACCTTCGCTCCCATCAGTCTCATGATAGTCTTGGTTTTCCTTGTGGCGTGCAAGAAAAAAAAGGACTGA
- the ccr10 gene encoding C-C chemokine receptor type 10, which produces MSETDDYDYVNSDNVTDFDLYTSDYNVTSTYNDLKELCEARDQQLTIKVFQSCVSILVFLVGIVGNSLVIATFAFYRRLRLRSMTDVFLFNLALADLLLLFTLPLQAGDTLQGWVFGVAFCKATQAIYAINTYSGLLLLACISIDRYLVVGRAQEALRLRKRMLMIGKLASLAVWLAAIVLSLPEIIFSQVQEGLEGEAHCGLKIWKELESWKVKTAIQGAQIAGFCLPFLIMVVCYSLIGWILCEGRAEGRMRGWQRQRTLKLMMALVIVFLLFQLPYTVILSLKMAGPSSTCEQNDSTLLWEYITRTLAYTRCCLNPILYALVGVRFRNDVRKLFHDANCLCGVGLSPHPDTGSSLSPTSTGVTMLSAFSAVSPRSCPIYNQAPVCFSPNLSCHQKTSHQMIVSIPN; this is translated from the coding sequence ATGTCTGAAACAGATGACTATGACTATGTCAACAGTGACAATGTCACCGACTTTGATTTGTACACCTCTGATTATAACGTCACCTCCACTTATAATGATCTGAAGGAGCTGTGTGAGGCCAGGGACCAGCAACTCACCATCAAAGTGTTCCAGTCATGTGTGTCCATTCTGGTGTTTCTCGTGGGTATTGTGGGAAACTCCTTGGTGATTGCCACCTTTGCATTCTACCGTCGCCTGCGATTACGCTCCATGACAGATGTCTTCCTCTTCAACCTAGCCCTGGcggacctcctcctcctgttcactTTACCTCTCCAGGCTGGGGACACTCTGCAGGGATGggtgtttggcgttgccttctgCAAGGCTACTCAGGCTATCTATGCTATCAATACTTACAGTGGCCTACTACTTCTAGCCTGCATCAGCATTGACCGTTACTTGGTGGTAGGACGGGCCCAGGAGGCGCTAAGGCTACGTAAGCGCATGCTAATGATTGGGAAGCTAgcctctctggctgtgtggctgGCTGCCATTGTCCTGAGCCTGCCTGAGATCATTTTTTCACAAGTGCAGGAAGGGTTGGAGGGGGAGGCACACTGCGGGCTGAAGATATGGAAAGAGCTGGAGAGCTGGAAGGTTAAAACGGCCATTCAAGGAGCTCAAATAGCCGGCTTCTGCCTGCCCTTCCTAATTATGGTGGTGTGCTACTCCCTGATAGGCTGGATCCTGTGTGAGGGGCGTGCAGAGGGGCGAATGAGAGGTTGGCAGCGCCAGCGTACCCTAAAACTTATGATGGCACTTGTGATAGTCTTTCTACTGTTCCAGCTGCCCTATACAGTGATACTCTCTCTGAAAATGGCAGGGCCTTCGTCAACCTGTGAACAAAATGATAGCACCCTGTTGTGGGAATACATCACACGTACCCTGGCATATACCCGCTGCTGCCTTAATCCGATTCTCTATGCGTTGGTTGGGGTGCGCTTCAGGAATGACGTGCGAAAGCTCTTCCATGATGCAAACTGCCTATGTGGGGTGGGGTTGAGTCCTCATCCTGATACTGGTAGCTCTTTGTCCCCCACCTCCACGGGTGTCACTATGCTCTCTGCTTTCTCTGCAGTGTCTCCTCGCAGCTGCCCGATTTACAATCAGGCACCTGTCTGCTTCAGCCCAAACCTTTCTTGTCACCAAAAAACCTCCCATCAAATGATTGTTTCAATCCCAAACTGA